The Nicotiana sylvestris chromosome 6, ASM39365v2, whole genome shotgun sequence genomic sequence GTGGCCCAGCAACCAGTAGAATATTCAGTTATTAAATTTGACCGAACTCTCTTACCGAAGACTACACGAACTATTTTTCTTAATCATTGTTACTAAAATATATTTGAGCAAATTGGATTGGGTTCCATCCAAAGAAGATACACGGAATAGAAAGACAAATAAGAAACTTAATGACTCTCAATACGAAGTACATTTAAGTCCACGATCTAAACAATCCATCTAGAGATTTGCATAAATTCAAGTTTGAAATTTAAATTGCATGGATACTAATAAACAGGATGCTGTCAGTGACAAGTTCAATGTGTAACATGCGCCGAGAAAAAAAGTACACAAGCATATTTGGCAATGAATAGGGATGATGCCTAATCATTTTTCTGGTCACGGAATGCAATATAGAGAAACTTAATTTTTCATCACCTAGTAATTTCATTAACTTACCAACTCAGGTACATAATCAGTTCCTTCTTTCACCTTCAAACTCACGATCTTGAACTTTACCTTGGTCTTTTGATCTACTATAGGCTTCTCATTGTTCTCAGGGAGCTCAATAAACTTGAAGACTGTCAACCGGATATATAATAGAAAATAAAAGGAGGATGTACACTGAAAACAAATGAGATATAAAATTAACTGAAATAATACTGAGGAAAAGTGAATACCAGTGGCAATCAGGATTTCACCAGGTGTAAGAATACCTCCAGGAGGTCGCATATAGCAGCTTTTTGGTGCGGTAGTTTGAAACTTAAAAATTCAAAAGGAACAacaaatttaatttaaaattcgaAAGGAAGTGGAAACTTAGACTACTTCTTATTTTTTGTCATCCATATTAATTTATGATTTATGATGAAGATAACAATACAATATCTTTGAATCGAATTTTGCAAGATACATCACCAATTTTAGAACTTAACAAAAGAAGTTATAAATCACTAAGCTTCCACGCGAAAAAAACGATCCAGAAAAGGTAAAGTCATTACAAAACAATGACACCTCATATTCATTGTCCGTTTTAACTAAAAGTACAAACTTTAAAAACTGCATTTGTTATAAATGCCAAAAGCTTCAAAGGTTGCAAAGATATATAGATGAAAAAAATCAACTACCAAAAGGGCTGAACAAAAATGGGGATAAGTAGTTTACCTTGAATGCCACATAGGATTTGCTTGTGTTCTTCATCCTTACGGCACTCTTCGCCTGCTTTCCGGGTTCATCTTCAGAACACAAAACCAAAAACAGGAACCAATATTCTGTCATTGTCAACATTACATAGCTAAACCAAAATTCTTTTTCCTGTGTTTGATTACCTAAAATTGTGGAAATACTTCTCCAAAAAAATTACTTTAACTAAATAATTATCTTCCTTCCACTTATGGGCACGAAACCATTTTGCTTTACAAATATCACAACTCTTACTACATATCACATGATACTATCATATACTTTCCTTCCATCCCATTTTGTGTGATACTATTTTCTATTTAGTATATTACTAAAAGAATGATACATATCgatatttagaaataattaagGTTTAAACTTTTAATTACCGCTAATTAAATGATGTATTATAGCAATACAAATTTGTATCTCTGTTTtcagaccacaaatttcaaaagttttcttttttCCAATCAAATAACTTCACGTAAATTGAGACAAAGGTAGTATCATATCTTCATATAAAACGACCTAAAAATGGAATAAAGAGAAGAAGTAGTTAGCATGTAACTAAATAAACTCTACTCACAAGGAAAGTAGAGTTTGCTAGCAGGATCAAGACGGAGCCTACGCCTACGCCAAGCCGGAAATATGGATTTAGTGAAGGGGCAGAGCCAGCCGAGTTTTCTGTCGGAGGGTTGTCGCTTGTGGCGGTCTGCGGTAGCCATGGCCCGGAGCGTAGTGGAATTCAGACGATAAATTACAATTTCAGACCATAAAAATTAGGGGAATTAATGTCGTCGTTTAGGTGGGAGCTTTAGGCTGACTCAAGTTTTAGAAGACTTTAAGGTCAGAAACAGCGGTATTATATCAGTATCAGTAGTAATAATAaaagtgttataaatatattatattatggatattCATTTAGTAATCCGTTCTAAATAAGCTTCTTATTCATATGGGGTTCCaccataaatatgtttatctatttagtactctattggaaataagcttcctgaaaaagcttatcacttcggtacccggttataaataaatattatcctcggtaaaagattatccataccgggtataataagcttatcttttcagtacccagttatggataaacattacccccgatagaagattatccataccgggtataataagcttattctTTTAGTatccagttatggataaacattacccccggtatccatatcgggtataataagcttatcctttcagtcctccgttatggataaacattgctctcagtagaggattatccatatctggtatagtagcatcTTACACAACACCTTCcattcttctataaatagaagagatttcagttcattatgtacatcagtttgaattcgaataatataacagtttctctctatacttgtctttactttacagtctttattttataacacgttatcagcacgagactctgacatctcgagcaaatactttgaaagtattagaggtaagaactttcttttcctaaataatgtcaaatctttctaaacttgaatttgtagccctggatatatcgggcaaaagctacatgtcttgggtgcttgatgctgaaattcatcttgatgcgatgggtctgacagacaccatcaaggataaaaatcaggcatcaaatcaagaccgtgccaaagcaatgatattcctacgccatcaccttgatgagggcctgaaaatggaatatctcactattaaagatccagtcatactgtggaataatttgaaagatagatatgaccacctgaagatggtcgttcttccacaggcacgttatgattggactcatctaaggctacaagattttaaatctatcagtgagtataattctgctatgttcagaattatttcccaattgaaattatgtggtgataatattactgatcatgatatgttggagaaaactttcaccacttttcatgcctcgaatatgctcctgcagcagcaatatcgagagatgggatttaaaaagtattctgaacttatctcacatcttcttatagcagagcaacataatgggctattaatgaaaaatcatgaaagccgacctattggttcttgtccattccctgaagtgaatgagacgaacttccaccaagctaaacgtggaagaggtcgtggccccagtcgtggtcatggccgtggtcggggaagaaaccccaatcatggtaataataatgcaccaaagaagcctcctcaccaccagcagtggaaaaggaaggaacaaaagcatgaagcggtgcaagcgccaaatgcagaaaatgcatgctatagatgtggaggaaaagggcactggtcacgtacttgtcgtacgccaaagcacctggttgagctttatcaagcctccctgaagaagacagagaaaaatgctgaagcaaattttatttctgaagataatttagacttcatgcatttggatgtagctgattactttgcactcccagaaggagaaacaagtcatgtaatcggtggtgaatctgtagaaatgtaaatattttaatttttgttgtttgtaatagatagtatggttatgtaattgttgtacataaataaaagttatgctttgataatgatgtttactataatatattttatttatgttattttgaagaatatggataaccctcaaattatgtttggatcaaagacaaatcatgaagatatttgtgttattgatagtggaacaactcatgccatattcaacgatcagaaatacttttcttatttgcataaggaaaaagcaaatgtttcaacaatttctggtaatataagtttgattgaaggctccggaagagccataatatttctgtctaagggaacaaaacttattatagacaatgcattgttctcctccaagtcccgaagaaacttgttgagttttatagatatccgccgaaatgggtatcatgttgagacaatagatgaaatgaacagggaatatctttgtattacaaagaatatttctggccagaaatgcattgtagaaaagttaccaactttatcttctggcttatactattcaaaaattagtacaattgaagcacactctatcgtaaaccagaagtttacggattcaaatacttttgtgctttggcatggccgtttgggccatcccggatcaataatgatgagacgaattactgaaaattcgagtgggcatccattaaagaacttgaagattcttacaaatgacgaattttcttgtgatgcttgttatcaaggaaaaatgatcactagaccatcaccaatgaaggttggtattgaatcccctgcctttttagagcgtatacatggggatatatgtggacctattcacccaccaagtgggttgtttagatattttatggtcctaatagatgcatcttcaagatggtctcatgtgtgcctactatcatctcgcaacctggcgtttgcaaagctattagcccaaataattcgattaagggcacaattcccagattatcctataaaggctattcgccttgataatgctggagaattctcatctcaagcttttgatgattattgtctatccgttgggataaaagttgaacatcctgtagcttatgttcgtactcaaaatggccttgcagagtcatttattaaacgcctgcaattgatagcaagaccactacttatgaaaacaaaattgcccactactgcttggggccatgctatcttgcatgcatcATCACTTATCtgtctcagaccgacacattataataaatattcttcatcacaattagtttttggtcatgaaccaaatattgcccatctacgaattttcggatgtactgtatatgtgccagtagcaccaccacaacgtagtaagatgggaccacaaagaaggataggaatatatgttgggtttgaatcaccctctattattcgctatcttgaaccattaacaggagatttatttactgctcgatttgcagattgtcggtttgatgaaacaaatttttcacaattagggggagagaaaaaggaaatcaaaagagaaattgtgtggaaaatttcatcattatctcactttgatctccgtacccctatatgtaatcaggaggtccagaagatcatccatttacagaatatagcaaatcaaatgccagacacatttactgatttgaaaaggataactaagtcacatatcccagtaGAGAATGTgtctatccgaattgatgtcccagtaggaccatctacaagcatgagagatagtgaacctaaagcacgcctgaagcgtggtaggcctttgggttctaaggatcgaaatcctcgaaaaagaaaatcgacaaatgatcaaaacgatactatgaagggatctcctgaagagacccaaaatctgattagttctgagattcctgaagaaatcaatgaacccgaagctcatgtgagtgaggaacttttaataagttcgatcggtgatgggattaatttaaatcgatctgaaatagtggtggataatatttttgcatataatgttgcacttaatattatgcaagatagtgaggatcttgaacctcgatctgtcgaagaatgtcgacaaagatctgattggccaaaatggcaagaggcaattcaatcggaattgaagtcacttgctaaaagagaggtctttggaccagtagtccaaacacctgctggtataaaaccagttggtcataaatgggtttttgtgcgaaaaaggaatgataaaaatgaagttgaaagatacaaagctcgccttgttgcacaaggattctcacaacgacctggagtcgattttgatgaaacatattcacctgttatggatgccataacatttcgatatctcatcagtttagcactacatgaaaagcttgaaatacatctaatggatgtagttacagcttatctgtacggttcacttgataatgaaatttatatgaaaatccctgaaggatttaaaatgcctgaagcaaaatctcaggaaatgtattcaatcagattacaaagatctttgtacggtttaaagcaatctgggcgcatgtggtataatcgccttagtgaatatttgctgaaagaaggttacataaatgatgttatttgtccatgtatttttataaagaaaatgacatcagaatttgttatacttgctgtttatgttgatgacataaatcttgttggaactccagaagagctccaaaaggcaattgaatatcttaagaaagaatttgagatgaaagatcttggaaagacaaaactttgtcttggtctgcaaattgaacatttagcagacgggatctttatccatcaatctgcctatacagaaagggtcttaaaacgcttttacatggacaaagcgcacccattgagtacaccaatggttgttcgatcacttgaagtgaataaggatttgttccgacctccagaagaggacgaggaactccttggtcccgaagtaccctatctcagtgcaattggtgcactaatgtatcttgctaatgctacaaggcctgacatagcattttctgttaatttactagcaagatatagttcttctcctacacggagacattggaacgggattaagcatatattgcgatatttaaagggaactcttgatatgggtttgttttatgctaacaaagatagtgcagaccttgttggttatgcagatgcaggttatttatctgatccccataaagctcgatctcaaaccggctacgtatttacatatggaggtactatcatatcatggcgctccacaaagcaatctattgttgctacttcttcaaatcacgctgagataatagctattcatgaagcaagtagggaatgcgtatggttgagatcaataattcattttattcgagaaaaatgtggtttggaatgtgagaaaagacctacaattttatacgaagacaatgctgcatgcatagcccaattgaagggagaatttacaaaaggagatagaacgaagcacatttcaccaaaattattctacacacacgatcttcaaaaaagtggtgacattgatgtgcaacaaatccgttcaagtgataatccagcagatttattcactaaatctttgccaacttcaacttttgagaagatggtatacaagattggaatgtggagactcaaatatttgaaacaaggttttcatcaggggagtaaaatacgcgatgcactctttttcccttactaaggttttttcccatggggttttccttataaggttttttgAGGCACCTGgcaatgcgtcttactaaatatgtgtactctttttccttcactgggattttttcccacgtgatttttcctagtaaggttttaatgaggcacattatcttttaatgaacatccaaggggagtgttataaatatattatattatggatgttcatttagtactccgttgtaaataagcttcctgaagaagcttatccatatgggactccaccgtaaatatgtttatctatttaagtactctattggaaataagcttcctgaagaagcttatcacttcgatacccggttatggataaacattacccccggtagaagattatccataccgggtataataagcttatcctttcagtacccagttatggataaatattatccccggtagaagattatccataccgggtataataagcttatcctttcagtacccagttatggataaacattacccccggtagaagattatccatatcgggtataataagcttatcctttcagtactccgttatggataaacattgctctcagtagaagattatccatatctggtatagtagcagcttacacagcagcttcctttcttctataaatagaagagatttcagttcattatgtacatcagtttgaattcgaataatataacagtttctctctatacttgtctttactttacagtctttattttataacacgttatcagcacgagactctgacatctcgagcaaatactttgaaagtattagaggtaagaactttcttttcctaaataatgtcaaatctttctaaacttgaacgAAAACACGTattcaaaattcgaaaaataccccaacataatatactagaaCTACAACATAATATATTGGAACTAAGTATATTATACTTGAGCCAACTAAGTATATCGATccatcataatatgctggaagttcatgcaATAtgcaccaaactccagtatattatgccggATCGGTCTCTGTTGCACCAAAATAGTTGTTATTTTTCAATAATCTaacaaatgctggctatttttaaatgatcattccgaaaactggctagcccgtgctattttaacgAAGGAAACCTCCCAGCAAAATCCAAAATTTGTGGGCCAATTTTACAAAGACATGGATTTAAAGAATTTAACTTATTTTAAAgg encodes the following:
- the LOC104217252 gene encoding vesicle-associated protein 4-1-like: MATADRHKRQPSDRKLGWLCPFTKSIFPAWRRRRLRLDPASKLYFPYEPGKQAKSAVRMKNTSKSYVAFKFQTTAPKSCYMRPPGGILTPGEILIATVFKFIELPENNEKPIVDQKTKVKFKIVSLKVKEGTDYVPELFDEQKDQVTVERTLRVVFLDPERPSPALDKLKRQLAQAEAAAEADKKPPVDTGPKVVGEGLIVDEWKERRERYLARQQVEVVDSV